In Arvicola amphibius chromosome 1, mArvAmp1.2, whole genome shotgun sequence, one DNA window encodes the following:
- the Mepe gene encoding matrix extracellular phosphoglycoprotein: protein MQTVAMCLGLLLFSVTWAAPMTNEEDGSTNKSSAHADLPTGDNGAEDGEDALLNLPDQETDGAALLRSISQRIERPVTGSELRRHKNTEKKPKSVPNMIPADVSDAKDHLKNEKIQQRNLLSHNSPVKSKGTHQIQRSPHYPTHHPQIRKIPSDFEGSGSADIQVRGDNDVPPFSGDGQRFTYIPGQGGAVGPALESSGSHTGLSGSDKSEIVNPHMSGLGSNEIPERETHGGDAVETRDKTTQRAGAAGVSLVEGGNDITGSTNFRDLPGKEGNRIDAGSLNAHQGKVEFHYPRVPSKEKPKGGSTAGAGSASYNEIPKRSKGSSRKDTEESYRKQVTLTEKQRFPGKGDSQGPGLPSHGLGNEGKSKGDSSNVPSNERIITQSRKNHYALHGRNSSTRNKGMSQWRDAWPSRRPHAHRRFSTHRRDSSESSSSGSSSESEGD, encoded by the exons ATGCAGACTGTGGCCATGTGTTTGGGACTGCTCCTCTTCAGTGTGACCTGGGCAGCACCA ATGACGAATGAAGAGGATGGCAGCACCAACAAAAGCAGCGCCCACGCGGACTTGCCCACGGGGGACAATGGAGCAGAGGATGGAGAGGATGCCCTCCTTAACCTGCCTGACCAGGAAACGGATGGCGCTGCTCTCCTCAGAAGTATCTCGCAGCGTATAGAGAGACCGGTGACTGGGAGCGAGCTACGGAGgcacaaaaacacagagaagaaacctaAGAGTGTTCCAAACATGATTCCAGCGGATGTCAGTGATGCGAAAGAccacttgaaaaatgaaaagattcaacagaggaatctgctATCCCATAACAGCCCCGTGAAAAGCAAAGGTACCCACCAGATCCAACGAAGCCCTCACTACCCAACACATCACCCCCAAATCAGAAAGATCCCCAGTGACTTTGAAGGCAGCGGTTCCGCAGACATTCAAGTGAGGGGTGATAACGATGTCCCTCCTTTCAGTGGGGATGGCCAACGTTTCACATACATTCCTGGCCAAGGAGGTGCTGTTGGACCCGCTCTAGAAAGCTCAGGTAGTCACACAGGCCTCTCAGGCTCTGACAAATCTGAGATTGTTAACCCCCACATGAGTGGACTGGGTTCTAATGAGATCCCAGAGAGAGAAACGCATGGCGGTGATGCTGTTGAAACCAGAGACAAAACCACACAACGGGCAGGTGCTGCTGGTGTGAGCCTGGTGGAGGGCGGCAATGACATCACAGGCAGTACTAATTTTAGGGACCTCCCTGGAAAAGAAGGGAACAGAATTGATGCTGGCAGCCTAAATGCTCATCAAGGAAAAGTAGAATTTCACTATCCACGAGTGCCCTCCAAAGAGAAGCCGAAAGGGGGCAGCACGGCCGGCGCCGGGAGCGCCAGTTACAATGAGATTCCTAAGCGCAGCAAAGGCAGTTCTAGGAAAGACACGGAAGAATCCTACAGGAAGCAAGTGAcattgactgagaaacaaagattTCCAGGCAAAGGCGATAGTCAGGGCCCGGGTCTCCCTTCTCACGGTCTTGGTAATGAGGGTAAAAGTAAAGGAGATTCCTCTAACGTTCCCAGTAATGAGCGGATTAtaacacagagcagaaaaaaCCATTATGCACTCCATGGACGAAACAGTTCTACACGGAATAAAGGGATGTCACAGTGGAGAGATGCCTGGCCGTCGCGAAGGCCCCATGCCCACCGGCGCTTCAGCACCCACAGAAGAGACAGCAGCGAGTCCTCATCCAGCGGCAGCTCCAGTGAGAGCGAGGGCGACTAG